In Aerococcus loyolae, a genomic segment contains:
- a CDS encoding polysaccharide deacetylase family protein → MNKKALFLTSILTVLLLGLAGILYYNHHITVAKVEKEVNEIYFNNKHDYINPNYSLEDLEKVKYDSRHIYGDHAKELQELIDRAIEKRKAIQFLNDSVLDDKPIIEGNQVNKDWVIEDGVSAEEVDKEKERFNFDYSDKLVEDLKANYGLLQQVAQSNETIENKIDHLPEKFMIESLDKDIDAFNQVAKEISNYIDHTNKEGQADLFKKRLMDYALSVKEQTANQDGYSKSLEKLLKQDELASVLTGSPVDYRPLVAITFDDGPDDNVENAMDICEQYGIKATFFLQGNNTEKKPELAREIVKRGHHVANHSYDHPDFAKLTDKQILDQINRTQDIIKQATGVTPTLFRTPYGQDRARTTQLVAPLRPCYWNTTSRDWQLTDPDDIYDMIMKNMQHHSVILQHSRYTATTDALKKVIPELKKRGYVFVFPEQIPDIKTWNHN, encoded by the coding sequence CTCTTAGGCTTGGCTGGGATTTTATACTATAACCACCATATTACGGTGGCTAAAGTTGAAAAAGAAGTTAATGAAATTTATTTTAATAATAAGCATGACTACATCAATCCAAATTATTCTTTGGAGGATTTAGAGAAGGTTAAATATGATAGTCGCCACATCTATGGTGACCACGCTAAGGAATTACAAGAGCTCATTGACCGGGCGATTGAAAAGCGGAAGGCCATTCAATTCCTGAATGACTCTGTTCTTGATGATAAGCCGATTATTGAAGGCAACCAGGTCAATAAAGATTGGGTCATTGAAGATGGAGTTTCTGCTGAAGAGGTTGATAAGGAAAAAGAACGCTTTAATTTCGACTATTCAGACAAGTTAGTGGAAGATTTAAAAGCTAACTATGGACTTTTACAGCAGGTAGCCCAATCAAATGAGACGATTGAAAATAAAATTGATCATTTGCCGGAGAAGTTTATGATTGAAAGCTTAGATAAAGACATTGATGCTTTTAACCAGGTTGCTAAGGAAATATCCAATTATATCGACCATACCAATAAGGAAGGTCAAGCTGACCTCTTTAAAAAGCGCTTAATGGACTACGCTTTATCAGTAAAAGAACAGACGGCTAACCAGGATGGCTATAGCAAGTCTTTAGAAAAACTACTTAAGCAGGATGAATTAGCCAGTGTGCTGACAGGGTCACCAGTGGATTATCGGCCTTTAGTGGCCATTACCTTCGATGATGGTCCGGATGATAATGTCGAAAATGCCATGGATATCTGTGAACAATACGGGATCAAGGCGACCTTCTTCTTACAAGGAAATAATACCGAAAAGAAACCGGAATTAGCCCGCGAGATCGTTAAACGTGGTCACCATGTGGCAAACCACTCCTATGATCACCCTGATTTTGCTAAATTAACAGATAAGCAAATTTTAGACCAAATTAATCGTACCCAAGATATCATTAAACAAGCAACGGGAGTAACGCCGACATTATTTAGAACGCCTTATGGCCAAGATAGAGCGCGGACGACTCAATTAGTTGCCCCCTTAAGACCTTGTTATTGGAATACCACCTCCAGAGACTGGCAATTAACCGATCCCGATGATATCTACGATATGATTATGAAAAATATGCAACACCATTCTGTTATTTTACAGCATTCTAGGTATACGGCGACAACCGATGCCTTGAAGAAAGTGATTCCGGAACTGAAGAAGCGGGGCTATGTGTTTGTATTTCCTGAGCAAATCCCTGACATCAAGACTTGGAATCATAACTAA
- a CDS encoding cytidylyltransferase domain-containing protein has protein sequence MNILAVIPARGGSKGIPRKNVRILNGHPLIAYAIMNAQNSQYQMDVCVSTDDEEIARVAETYQAEVVWRGENLSSDAVTLDPVIYDAYQKMEAKKGVHYDLIITLQATSPLLQIKTLDQAIEKLITDPVIDTLISVVNHPHLSWTEDDSGKIIPNYKERLNRQYLPANYSETGAFLITRDHAIEENSRIGEHLAVFQVPEAESTDIDTAQDWWVVENEMNKKNILIRVEGYAEIGLGHVYRGLALAYGLIHHKVHFVTSRQSNLAQEKLKASHFPYTVIDSEEEILDLIDEYDADILINDILDTSIDYMQMLKQRDLRIINFEDIGPGADLADAVINDLYAPQKKGSQYYWGSPYYIIRDEFLINSPSDFHEEVKNIFVIFGGVDPNNLTQKVLEAIPFVENAKDIQFTIVVGPGYPYFEQVKAQAESMPYAIDVIQNVKVMSDYMNKSDIAVSSQGRTMLELAAMGVPTILLAQNERELTHEFGYLSNGFMNLGLGQAIDSQSIGRTLNWLIETPQIRQQMHQQMLANDLRHGLDRVLKIILE, from the coding sequence ATGAATATATTAGCTGTTATACCAGCACGTGGAGGCTCTAAAGGAATTCCACGCAAGAACGTGAGAATACTTAATGGGCATCCTTTAATCGCTTATGCCATTATGAATGCTCAAAATAGCCAATATCAGATGGATGTCTGTGTCTCAACGGATGATGAAGAAATCGCCCGCGTCGCAGAAACTTACCAAGCTGAAGTGGTATGGCGAGGAGAAAATTTATCTAGTGATGCAGTCACTTTAGATCCAGTGATTTATGATGCTTACCAGAAGATGGAGGCTAAGAAGGGGGTCCATTATGACCTGATTATTACCCTACAAGCGACTTCACCGCTCTTACAAATCAAAACTCTGGACCAAGCCATTGAGAAATTGATCACTGATCCGGTTATTGATACCCTGATCAGTGTGGTCAACCACCCGCATTTATCCTGGACAGAGGATGATTCTGGCAAGATTATTCCTAATTATAAAGAACGACTCAATCGCCAATATTTACCAGCTAACTATTCTGAAACTGGCGCTTTCCTTATTACCCGTGACCATGCCATAGAAGAAAATTCGCGGATAGGGGAGCACTTGGCTGTTTTTCAGGTGCCAGAAGCGGAGTCAACCGACATCGACACAGCTCAGGACTGGTGGGTGGTTGAAAATGAAATGAATAAGAAAAATATTCTTATTCGTGTGGAAGGCTATGCCGAAATTGGTTTAGGACATGTATACCGTGGCTTAGCCCTAGCTTACGGCTTGATTCATCATAAGGTCCACTTTGTGACTAGTCGGCAATCGAATCTAGCCCAAGAGAAATTAAAGGCCAGTCATTTTCCTTACACGGTAATCGATTCTGAAGAGGAAATTCTTGATCTGATCGACGAATATGATGCTGATATTTTAATTAATGATATTTTAGATACATCTATCGATTATATGCAAATGCTCAAACAGCGCGACCTGCGTATCATCAATTTTGAAGATATTGGCCCAGGAGCTGATCTCGCTGATGCGGTCATTAACGATCTATACGCTCCTCAGAAGAAAGGAAGCCAATATTATTGGGGTAGCCCCTATTATATCATTCGGGATGAATTCTTAATCAATTCTCCTAGTGATTTTCATGAAGAAGTGAAGAATATTTTTGTTATTTTTGGTGGGGTGGATCCTAATAACCTGACCCAAAAAGTATTGGAGGCTATTCCCTTTGTCGAAAATGCCAAAGATATTCAATTTACCATAGTGGTCGGACCTGGCTATCCCTATTTTGAACAAGTCAAGGCCCAGGCGGAAAGTATGCCATACGCTATTGATGTGATCCAAAATGTAAAAGTTATGTCTGATTATATGAATAAATCGGACATCGCAGTTTCTTCCCAAGGTCGGACCATGTTAGAATTAGCGGCTATGGGAGTACCAACGATTCTCTTGGCTCAAAATGAGCGGGAATTAACCCATGAATTTGGTTATTTATCCAATGGCTTTATGAACCTAGGCTTAGGCCAAGCCATCGATAGCCAATCCATTGGGCGGACTTTGAATTGGTTGATTGAAACACCACAAATTCGTCAACAAATGCACCAACAAATGTTAGCCAATGACTTACGTCATGGTTTAGATCGTGTATTAAAAATTATTTTAGAGTAA
- a CDS encoding ArnT family glycosyltransferase, which translates to MFNLFLFILSTYGYVSCLEKRLAVSPYLSWILVIAGQSLTIYAFALVNFLQPAMYLIYYLGFVLLAVYLFQQGRSSQGSFLVLFQRKFPWISLIFLVTFLIWVLLMKDMPLIFWDNFSHWGLIVKFFFNEQRLATDLDKIIYYRSYPPAVSLYINYVVNFLGYSEGHMIIGNFMVNLAALYAFFTPFNIKKNKITGFLVLFLIAGFYLMDDHVKMYNLLVDNLLAYLTLAAFAGLYHYRKNRKISSLIVILLAGFLGLVKGSGIFFVVLVIAVYCYYLTKYDKAKEPFSLKKYLPVLLSLLPFALWKLYVRLMYDTSQFRHSVHFDWSQLHLKAKIVAKFILQSLDPWTPATWGLVLIVVLVLVMLLVTAREKNLQKQLITFSGILFAVLFVYYLSTMAMYLTAMPMDEAVKLAQFDRYTLTGVFVGLGSISLVAIKYFESRVEDKSDYSLYGKKFIYTGLIGIYFISLAYDLVDAAIEKRNFINESIPYEYHKMGIDNHKLNNKKVLVLASGKWNTDNAGNLYLYTPNTHLYKGNPDVVKNYDQILVLDNKEATQTWVKELTGQQLDPGFYDVKDVINESLIQK; encoded by the coding sequence ATGTTCAATCTATTTTTATTTATCTTGTCGACCTACGGCTATGTCTCCTGCTTAGAGAAGCGATTAGCAGTTTCGCCTTATCTGTCTTGGATCTTAGTGATCGCTGGGCAAAGTTTAACAATTTATGCTTTTGCCCTGGTGAACTTCCTGCAACCGGCTATGTATCTTATTTATTACTTAGGTTTTGTCCTATTAGCTGTTTATCTATTTCAACAAGGTCGCTCTAGCCAGGGAAGTTTCCTTGTCCTTTTCCAAAGAAAATTTCCCTGGATTAGCCTTATCTTCTTAGTGACCTTTTTGATATGGGTGCTTTTAATGAAGGATATGCCCCTTATTTTTTGGGATAATTTTTCCCATTGGGGATTAATTGTTAAATTCTTCTTCAATGAACAGCGCTTAGCGACTGATTTGGACAAGATTATCTACTATCGGTCATACCCACCGGCAGTTTCCTTATACATTAATTATGTGGTTAATTTTCTGGGCTATAGCGAAGGCCATATGATTATTGGTAATTTCATGGTTAATTTAGCTGCTCTATACGCCTTTTTCACTCCCTTTAATATCAAGAAAAATAAAATCACTGGTTTTTTGGTCCTCTTTTTAATCGCAGGCTTTTATTTAATGGATGACCACGTTAAAATGTATAATTTGTTAGTGGATAACTTGCTGGCTTATCTGACCTTGGCGGCTTTTGCCGGCTTATATCACTACCGGAAGAATAGAAAGATTAGCTCGCTAATTGTAATTCTCCTTGCCGGCTTCTTAGGTTTGGTTAAGGGGAGCGGAATTTTCTTTGTTGTCTTAGTTATTGCTGTTTATTGCTATTATTTGACTAAGTACGACAAGGCTAAAGAGCCCTTTTCTCTAAAAAAATATTTACCTGTTTTACTGAGTCTACTTCCCTTTGCTTTGTGGAAACTCTATGTAAGGTTAATGTATGATACCTCGCAATTTCGCCATAGTGTCCACTTTGATTGGAGCCAACTACATCTTAAGGCCAAAATTGTGGCTAAATTTATTCTTCAAAGTTTGGACCCCTGGACGCCTGCAACTTGGGGACTGGTTTTGATAGTAGTCTTAGTTTTAGTGATGCTTTTAGTGACCGCCAGAGAGAAGAATTTACAGAAGCAGCTAATAACTTTTTCTGGAATTCTTTTTGCTGTGTTGTTTGTTTATTATTTGTCTACCATGGCCATGTACTTGACCGCTATGCCAATGGATGAAGCAGTCAAATTGGCTCAATTCGACCGTTATACCCTGACTGGGGTTTTTGTGGGACTAGGAAGTATTAGTCTAGTGGCGATTAAATATTTTGAGAGTCGCGTCGAGGATAAGAGTGATTATTCACTTTATGGGAAGAAGTTTATCTATACTGGACTTATTGGTATTTACTTTATCAGTCTGGCCTATGACCTAGTCGATGCGGCCATTGAAAAGAGAAACTTCATCAATGAGTCTATTCCCTATGAATATCATAAAATGGGTATTGATAACCATAAATTAAACAATAAAAAGGTCTTAGTATTGGCCAGTGGTAAGTGGAATACCGATAATGCCGGCAATTTGTACCTCTACACCCCCAATACTCATCTCTATAAGGGCAATCCAGACGTGGTGAAAAATTATGACCAAATCCTGGTTTTAGATAATAAAGAAGCGACCCAGACTTGGGTCAAGGAATTAACTGGCCAACAATTAGATCCGGGTTTCTATGATGTGAAGGATGTTATCAATGAAAGTCTTATTCAAAAATAG
- a CDS encoding glycosyltransferase family 2 protein: MLLSVIIPAYNVESTLQRAVDSVLRQSMKDFEVIIVDDGSTDGTGPLCDAIETQDQRIKVIHQVNGGLSAARNTGINQAQGDYLAFLDSDDEYVNDIFSLFYRAYQEYQMDLFIFNFERVSGNQVTPKNAIRQQIFKSQEAVRVLHQYNGLDFYAWNKIWHHSLFAEMRYPLDTLYEDMYVSYLGAKQANCVITTDKVGLRYYDNPLGITAQAFSPGQFDNVTERVKILDDVLIHFPELAQGAARRLFDSFLIMAYQLSQCEDKEMKEKYHGRLLEILKQYQPYFKDNEEISWQKRLAWSLYQVSPSLYSHLYRMYLS, translated from the coding sequence ATGTTATTAAGTGTAATTATTCCAGCTTATAATGTCGAAAGTACCTTGCAACGTGCGGTTGATAGTGTCTTAAGACAAAGCATGAAGGATTTTGAAGTGATCATTGTGGATGACGGGTCTACTGATGGAACCGGTCCACTTTGTGATGCTATCGAGACCCAAGACCAACGGATCAAGGTCATTCACCAAGTCAACGGGGGCTTATCTGCAGCCCGAAATACAGGTATTAATCAAGCCCAGGGAGATTATTTGGCCTTTCTTGATTCTGATGATGAATATGTTAATGATATTTTTTCCTTATTTTATCGGGCTTATCAGGAATACCAAATGGACTTGTTTATATTTAACTTTGAACGAGTTTCTGGGAACCAAGTCACCCCTAAAAATGCCATCCGCCAGCAAATATTTAAGAGCCAGGAAGCAGTTAGGGTCCTCCACCAATATAATGGCTTAGATTTCTATGCTTGGAATAAGATCTGGCACCATTCGCTCTTTGCTGAGATGAGATACCCTCTGGATACCCTCTATGAAGACATGTATGTGAGTTATCTAGGGGCAAAGCAGGCCAACTGTGTGATTACCACAGATAAGGTTGGCTTAAGATATTACGACAATCCTCTAGGGATTACTGCCCAAGCCTTTTCTCCTGGACAGTTTGATAATGTCACTGAAAGGGTAAAGATCCTTGATGATGTACTCATTCATTTCCCTGAATTAGCTCAGGGGGCAGCTCGGCGTTTATTTGATAGTTTCCTAATCATGGCTTACCAACTTTCTCAATGCGAAGATAAGGAAATGAAGGAAAAATACCACGGCCGCTTGCTTGAGATTCTTAAGCAATACCAGCCCTATTTTAAAGATAACGAGGAAATCTCCTGGCAAAAACGTCTGGCCTGGTCGCTCTATCAAGTATCACCAAGTCTGTATAGCCATTTATATCGGATGTATTTAAGTTAA
- a CDS encoding N-acetylneuraminate synthase family protein, with product MGIHEVLKEQGYYVIGEIGVNYYDIAKENGTTPMEAAKLMIDKAKESGMDAVKFQTYKAETIASKFSPSYWDTSEEATTSQYELFKKFDSFGYDEYKELADYCHQVGIEFFSTAFDFDSADYLYDLMNIYKISSSDLSNLPFIKYQAEKGKTILLSTGASSIDEIHQAVETIESTGNKDIVIMHCVLEYPTPFEDANLNVISSLIKEFPDYVIGYSDHTRPDPQMDVVKTAVALGAKVIEKHYTLDKTLPGNDHYHAMDPEDMKVLKEGLEFQMKVRGQAVADLEAQAAARKNARRSIVLTQDVKADTVLTEDMLTFKRPGTGIAPGKVKEVIGRKVNQDLAEDTTLMEDMLEK from the coding sequence ATGGGGATTCATGAAGTATTAAAAGAACAGGGTTACTATGTCATCGGAGAAATCGGAGTCAATTACTATGATATTGCCAAAGAAAACGGCACCACTCCAATGGAAGCAGCTAAGTTAATGATTGATAAGGCAAAAGAGTCAGGCATGGATGCCGTTAAATTCCAAACTTATAAGGCCGAAACCATTGCTTCAAAATTCTCGCCTTCCTATTGGGACACCAGTGAAGAAGCGACAACCTCACAATATGAGCTTTTCAAAAAATTTGATTCTTTTGGCTATGATGAATATAAGGAATTAGCTGATTACTGTCATCAAGTGGGTATTGAATTCTTCTCGACCGCTTTTGATTTTGATTCGGCTGATTATTTATATGACTTGATGAATATTTATAAAATTTCTTCATCAGATTTATCCAACCTGCCTTTTATTAAATACCAAGCAGAAAAAGGAAAAACTATTCTCTTATCAACCGGGGCTTCAAGTATAGATGAAATTCATCAAGCCGTTGAAACCATTGAATCCACTGGCAATAAGGATATTGTCATTATGCACTGTGTCTTAGAGTACCCAACCCCCTTTGAAGACGCTAACCTCAATGTTATTTCCAGTCTGATTAAGGAATTTCCTGACTATGTGATCGGTTACTCTGACCATACCCGTCCTGATCCACAAATGGATGTTGTCAAGACTGCTGTGGCTTTAGGGGCTAAAGTTATCGAGAAACACTATACTTTAGATAAGACCTTGCCGGGTAATGACCATTACCATGCCATGGACCCTGAAGACATGAAAGTCTTGAAAGAAGGCCTCGAATTCCAAATGAAGGTAAGAGGCCAAGCGGTTGCTGACTTAGAGGCTCAAGCAGCTGCTCGCAAGAACGCACGACGTTCAATCGTTCTTACCCAAGATGTCAAGGCAGATACGGTCTTAACCGAAGACATGCTAACCTTTAAACGGCCTGGTACGGGAATTGCCCCTGGAAAGGTGAAGGAAGTTATTGGTAGAAAGGTTAACCAAGACCTTGCTGAAGATACGACTTTAATGGAAGATATGTTAGAAAAATAG
- a CDS encoding type 2 periplasmic-binding domain-containing protein, which yields MIQLILFTLSTLGYAAGSIRFLKLNKYFSWILVMIFQSLFLYLAALANLLLPALWATYLLGFFLLILISIDYWKNSRGKGNFLRLFFSQVRQGIAFPEIIALVAILGWFLVMKGMPLIHFDNYSHWGLVVKYLFTELHLPTDIDQLIYYRSYPPATSLYISYFIYFCGYSQAKMIMGFFLFNMACLYSFFGILTKPANRLNAALIALLWGIFFILDNSVKMNNLLVDNLLAYLTLAAGIYAFRYRKHLAYLITGTLLFISMINLTKDSGLFFSLLIVLYVTYLIISNQNLVRKDKLKAFAILLPGAFLSKLTWSFYVKFNYDLSGFKHSSHFNQESLELVKQIGKSYLIKLLDPLIPATAGIILAFTILVILSLSCLLTKKHFLSMKGLCLAMGLTYIIYFLGVFFMYVSSMPKDEALRLAQFDRYAMTIAYVLLGTVFLVGVYYFDKYFQKGTSDSHFINLVTLFIMVIYLAGLGSDWLIAKHETIAFKERSIPYQYEKLGLEQMTLNDSRILVFTSGGWKTDFAGRYYLYTPNTKIYNGDPAMLKDYDQVLVLDELPQTKKWEKELTKKEWPVGLYTVDRFLNGN from the coding sequence ATGATTCAATTAATTTTATTTACACTATCAACTTTAGGTTATGCTGCTGGCTCCATTAGATTTTTAAAGCTTAATAAATATTTTTCCTGGATTTTGGTCATGATTTTCCAAAGTCTTTTCTTATATTTAGCGGCCTTGGCGAACTTATTGCTGCCTGCTTTGTGGGCGACCTATTTATTAGGCTTTTTCTTGCTCATTTTGATAAGCATTGATTATTGGAAAAATTCTCGTGGAAAGGGAAATTTTTTAAGGCTATTTTTTTCACAGGTCAGACAAGGGATTGCCTTTCCTGAAATTATTGCCTTAGTGGCGATTTTAGGTTGGTTTCTTGTTATGAAGGGGATGCCCCTGATTCATTTCGATAATTATTCGCACTGGGGCCTGGTGGTCAAATACTTATTTACTGAACTGCATTTACCGACAGATATCGACCAGTTAATTTATTACCGGTCTTATCCACCAGCGACTTCCCTTTATATTAGTTATTTTATTTATTTCTGTGGCTATAGCCAAGCCAAGATGATCATGGGTTTCTTTCTCTTTAATATGGCTTGTCTTTATTCCTTTTTTGGTATATTGACTAAACCTGCCAATCGATTAAATGCGGCCTTAATTGCTTTATTGTGGGGAATATTTTTTATTTTAGACAATTCAGTCAAGATGAATAATTTATTAGTCGACAATCTCTTGGCCTATTTAACCCTAGCGGCTGGTATTTATGCTTTTCGCTATCGAAAACACTTAGCTTATTTAATCACCGGGACGTTATTGTTTATCAGTATGATCAACCTGACTAAGGATAGCGGTTTATTCTTCAGTTTGCTTATTGTTTTATATGTGACTTACTTAATCATTAGTAATCAAAATTTAGTCAGAAAGGACAAGCTCAAGGCCTTTGCTATTCTACTTCCTGGCGCCTTTTTATCGAAGTTAACTTGGTCCTTCTATGTAAAATTTAATTATGACCTATCGGGCTTTAAGCATAGTAGCCATTTTAACCAAGAGAGCCTTGAATTAGTCAAGCAAATTGGAAAAAGCTATTTAATCAAGCTATTAGATCCATTAATTCCTGCAACTGCTGGGATTATATTAGCCTTTACTATCTTAGTGATTCTTAGCTTATCTTGTCTTTTGACTAAAAAACACTTCCTTAGCATGAAAGGCCTGTGTTTAGCCATGGGGCTTACTTATATCATTTATTTCCTGGGAGTCTTTTTTATGTACGTGAGCTCCATGCCCAAAGATGAAGCCCTGCGTCTCGCTCAATTTGACCGTTATGCCATGACCATCGCCTATGTCTTACTCGGAACAGTTTTTTTAGTTGGGGTTTACTATTTTGATAAGTATTTTCAAAAGGGAACGAGTGACTCTCATTTCATCAATCTAGTGACTTTATTCATAATGGTGATCTACCTGGCGGGACTGGGCTCTGATTGGTTAATTGCTAAACACGAGACCATTGCCTTTAAAGAGCGCTCGATTCCTTATCAGTATGAAAAACTTGGCTTAGAGCAGATGACCTTAAACGACTCACGGATCCTTGTTTTTACTTCGGGAGGCTGGAAAACAGATTTTGCCGGTCGTTATTATTTATATACGCCAAATACCAAGATTTATAATGGGGACCCAGCTATGCTGAAAGATTATGATCAAGTATTGGTTCTTGATGAACTTCCGCAAACCAAAAAGTGGGAGAAAGAACTAACTAAGAAAGAATGGCCTGTTGGTTTGTATACAGTTGATCGTTTTCTTAATGGTAATTAA